The following proteins are encoded in a genomic region of Stutzerimonas balearica DSM 6083:
- a CDS encoding TonB-dependent receptor codes for MRRYPNKPGHFYALLPLCLAIGSTAYAATPTDRDAAADPKAQAEQPLALPATEIVASADASADGLTQPYAGEQVARGGRVGILGNRDYMETPFTSTSYTSQLIQDQQARSVSDVLQNDPSVRVARGFGNFQELYVVRGFPLFSDDISYNGLYGLLPRQYVAAEFIERVEVFRGANTFLNGAAPGGSGIGGAINILPKRAPNEPLTRLTLGAESGGQAMTHADIARRFGEEQRFGVRLNAAKRAGETTVEDEDRTLDMFALGLDYQGDNLRLSGDIGHQYHFIDQPRPSVTPNGGLPSAPDADDNFAQPWTYSKEKQTFGTFRAEYDFSDAVTGWLAAGVREGEEKNRLASMKAGSTGSGTFYRFDNVREEEVFTSEVGLRARGRTGDVSHEWVMSAAMFDLEARNAYAMSGNYAADIYQPFAVAMPDAIWFGGAMSNPNVTERTQTQSLAIADTLGFMDERLLVTLGARRQGIEAKTYDYNSADRLSSYNRYKNSPVAGVVYQLTDELSVYANYIEGLVKGDIAPASSGGVAVVNAGEALEPYVSEQTEVGIKYDGGSLGGSLALFTTERPFSTVENGVFTDGGEQRNRGIELSVFGEPTYGVRLLGGLTLLDAELTSTQDGANEGNRAIGVPRTQANLGGEWDVPGTNGLTLTSRVVYTSSQYADAANDLEAPSWTRLDLGARYRMVLDERDVTLRARLDNVTGRDYWASVGGYPNANYLVLGAPRTLTVSATVDF; via the coding sequence ATGCGCCGATATCCGAACAAACCCGGTCACTTCTACGCCCTGCTGCCCCTCTGCCTCGCCATTGGCAGCACGGCTTACGCTGCAACCCCGACGGACCGGGACGCCGCTGCCGACCCCAAGGCCCAGGCCGAGCAACCGCTGGCGCTGCCGGCAACCGAGATCGTCGCCAGCGCCGATGCCTCGGCCGACGGCCTGACCCAGCCCTACGCCGGTGAGCAGGTTGCCCGTGGCGGCCGGGTCGGCATCCTCGGCAACCGCGACTACATGGAAACGCCGTTCACCTCGACGTCCTACACCTCGCAGCTGATCCAGGACCAGCAGGCGCGCAGCGTGTCCGACGTGCTGCAGAACGATCCTTCGGTGCGCGTCGCCCGCGGCTTCGGCAACTTCCAGGAGCTGTACGTGGTCCGCGGCTTCCCGCTGTTCTCCGACGACATTTCCTACAACGGCCTCTATGGCCTGCTGCCACGCCAGTATGTGGCCGCCGAATTCATCGAGCGCGTGGAAGTGTTCCGCGGCGCCAACACCTTCCTCAACGGCGCGGCGCCGGGCGGCAGCGGCATTGGCGGGGCGATCAACATCCTGCCCAAGCGCGCGCCGAACGAGCCGCTGACGCGTCTGACCCTCGGCGCCGAGAGCGGCGGCCAGGCGATGACCCATGCCGATATCGCCCGCCGCTTCGGCGAAGAGCAACGCTTCGGCGTACGCCTGAACGCGGCCAAGCGCGCCGGCGAGACCACGGTCGAGGACGAGGATCGCACCCTCGACATGTTCGCCCTCGGCCTCGACTACCAGGGCGACAACCTCCGCCTCTCGGGCGACATCGGCCACCAGTACCACTTCATCGACCAGCCGCGGCCGAGCGTGACCCCCAACGGCGGCCTTCCCAGCGCGCCGGATGCCGACGACAACTTCGCCCAGCCCTGGACCTACTCGAAGGAGAAACAGACCTTTGGCACCTTCCGCGCCGAATACGATTTCTCCGACGCCGTGACCGGCTGGCTCGCAGCCGGCGTGCGCGAAGGCGAGGAGAAGAACCGCTTGGCCAGCATGAAGGCGGGCAGCACCGGATCGGGCACCTTCTATCGCTTCGACAACGTGCGTGAGGAGGAAGTATTCACCAGCGAAGTGGGCCTTCGCGCGCGCGGCCGGACCGGCGACGTCTCACACGAGTGGGTAATGTCGGCGGCCATGTTCGACCTCGAGGCCCGCAACGCCTACGCCATGTCGGGCAACTACGCAGCGGACATCTACCAGCCGTTCGCCGTCGCGATGCCGGATGCGATCTGGTTTGGCGGCGCGATGTCCAACCCCAACGTCACCGAGCGCACCCAGACCCAGAGCCTGGCCATTGCCGATACCCTGGGGTTCATGGACGAGCGCCTGCTGGTCACGCTCGGCGCGCGCCGCCAGGGCATCGAAGCCAAGACCTACGACTACAACAGCGCTGACCGGCTGTCCTCGTACAACCGCTACAAGAACAGCCCGGTTGCCGGCGTGGTGTATCAGCTGACCGACGAGCTGTCGGTCTATGCCAACTACATCGAGGGCCTGGTCAAAGGCGACATCGCGCCAGCCAGCAGCGGTGGCGTGGCCGTCGTCAATGCCGGCGAGGCGCTGGAACCCTACGTTTCGGAGCAGACCGAGGTCGGCATCAAGTACGACGGCGGCAGTCTCGGCGGCAGCCTGGCGCTGTTCACCACCGAACGTCCGTTCAGCACGGTTGAAAACGGCGTGTTCACCGACGGCGGTGAACAGCGCAACCGCGGCATCGAGCTGTCGGTGTTCGGTGAGCCGACCTACGGCGTGCGCCTGCTCGGCGGCCTGACCCTGCTCGACGCCGAGCTGACCAGCACCCAGGACGGCGCCAACGAAGGCAATCGCGCCATCGGCGTGCCGCGCACCCAGGCCAACCTTGGCGGCGAATGGGACGTGCCGGGCACCAACGGCCTGACCCTGACCAGCCGCGTGGTCTACACCAGCAGCCAGTACGCCGATGCCGCCAATGACCTGGAAGCGCCTTCCTGGACGCGTCTGGACCTCGGTGCCCGCTACCGCATGGTGCTCGACGAGCGCGACGTGACCCTGCGCGCGCGCCTGGACAACGTGACCGGGCGGGACTACTGGGCCTCGGTGGGCGGCTACCCGAACGCCAACTACCTGGTCCTCGGCGCCCCGCGTACGCTCACGGTCAGCGCCACGGTCGACTTCTGA
- a CDS encoding PepSY-associated TM helix domain-containing protein has protein sequence MQAVTLRRWGWVHKWSSLVSTLFILLLCLTGLPLIFSHEIEHLAGSEIEAPTMPEGTPRAALDRVAAEAVKAYPGLVPLYLFAEEDAPDVWYVKLDTRVDTDESASTLILSDARTAEVLGAPNFDEGFMSVMYRLHVDLYAGLAGKLFLGFMGLLLMVAIISGVVLYAPFMRKLRFGEVRQERTARTRWLDLHNLLGIVTLVWALAVGFTGVINTWADLIFQAWQAEQVAALQAGETRVLLAADASEAPAADGSLQTAVDRVLAAAPGMAVSMIAYPGTLRATPEHVAVILRGDTPLTSRLTQALLVDPASGEVLEAGPRPWYVTALQLSEPLHFGDYAGLPLKVLWALLDILTLVVLGSGLYLWLKRGATAEVRA, from the coding sequence ATGCAGGCAGTCACCCTGCGGCGCTGGGGCTGGGTCCACAAGTGGTCCAGCCTCGTCTCTACGCTGTTCATCCTGCTGCTGTGCCTGACCGGCTTGCCGCTGATCTTCTCGCACGAGATCGAGCACCTGGCCGGCAGCGAGATCGAAGCGCCGACGATGCCCGAGGGCACGCCGCGCGCTGCGCTCGACCGGGTCGCCGCCGAAGCGGTGAAGGCCTATCCGGGGCTGGTGCCGCTGTACCTCTTCGCCGAGGAAGACGCGCCGGATGTCTGGTACGTCAAGCTCGACACGCGGGTCGACACCGATGAAAGCGCCTCGACGCTGATCCTTTCCGACGCGCGCACGGCCGAGGTGCTCGGCGCGCCGAACTTCGACGAAGGCTTCATGAGCGTGATGTACCGCCTGCACGTGGACCTCTACGCGGGGCTCGCCGGCAAGCTGTTTCTCGGTTTCATGGGCCTGCTGCTGATGGTGGCGATCATCTCCGGCGTGGTGCTCTACGCGCCCTTCATGCGCAAGCTTCGCTTCGGCGAGGTACGTCAGGAACGCACCGCGCGCACCCGCTGGCTGGACCTGCACAACCTGCTGGGCATCGTCACCCTGGTCTGGGCCCTGGCGGTGGGCTTCACCGGGGTGATCAATACCTGGGCAGACCTGATCTTCCAGGCCTGGCAGGCCGAACAGGTCGCCGCACTGCAAGCCGGTGAGACCCGCGTGCTGCTCGCGGCCGACGCCAGCGAGGCGCCCGCTGCCGACGGCTCACTGCAGACCGCGGTCGACCGCGTGCTGGCCGCCGCACCCGGCATGGCGGTGTCGATGATTGCCTACCCCGGCACGCTGCGCGCCACGCCGGAGCATGTCGCGGTGATCCTGCGCGGCGACACACCGCTGACCTCGCGCCTGACCCAGGCGCTGCTGGTCGACCCGGCCAGTGGCGAGGTGCTCGAAGCGGGCCCCCGGCCTTGGTACGTCACCGCGCTGCAACTGTCCGAGCCGCTGCATTTCGGCGATTACGCCGGCCTGCCGCTGAAGGTCCTCTGGGCGCTGCTGGACATCCTCACCCTCGTCGTCCTGGGCAGCGGGCTGTACCTGTGGCTCAAGCGCGGTGCGACGGCGGAGGTGCGGGCATGA